The Terriglobales bacterium genome includes a window with the following:
- a CDS encoding prepilin-type N-terminal cleavage/methylation domain-containing protein gives MQGRRGFSWIELLVVILLLLVLALLFTPIVDRRIYANESSAVAAVHNIQSAQLKYAQTYPAIGFADNVAKLGAPPPGTQPNSNHANLLDPALACPNQPCARSGYLFAIDQTSGTPVTSFRITAVPVVPGKTGGRGFCVTGLGIISTDPAGGKACSVPIR, from the coding sequence ATGCAGGGCAGACGCGGTTTTTCTTGGATTGAACTTCTGGTCGTGATTCTGTTGTTGCTAGTTTTGGCGCTGCTCTTCACACCCATCGTCGACCGCAGAATCTACGCCAATGAATCCTCCGCCGTTGCCGCAGTGCACAACATTCAAAGCGCGCAACTCAAGTATGCGCAGACTTATCCAGCGATTGGGTTTGCAGATAATGTCGCCAAGCTGGGCGCACCGCCTCCCGGAACTCAGCCCAACTCTAATCATGCGAATCTGCTTGACCCTGCTTTGGCATGTCCCAATCAACCTTGCGCCAGGAGCGGTTACTTGTTTGCCATTGATCAGACCAGTGGCACGCCGGTAACAAGTTTCCGCATCACGGCTGTACCCGTGGTTCCAGGAAAAACCGGCGGTCGCGGCTTCTGCGTCACAGGATTGGGAATCATCAGCACCGACCCTGCGGGAGGAAAAGCCTGCTCGGTGCCGATTAGGTGA
- a CDS encoding Do family serine endopeptidase has product MRSWIQRWQAALTRRLIVPVVAIGTVVSLATYQFAKPARAATPAPAPAAAPLDDNSVNALLALDNAMETVAARVTPAIVNVTVTSKPSGDRSDAADNDDGGNSDGLQQFFSSPFGRKFFGQPMQPMQPGPQVEHGLGSGVIISPDGYIVTNNHVVDGATDIRVTLTDRRILPAKLVGADKLTDLAVIKVNESNLPSVPWGDSTKLRPGQTVLAFGNPLGFRFTVTRGIVSALNRPNPYAADRRAPGEFIQTDAAINQGNSGGPLVDARGEVIGINTFLISQTGGFSGMGFAIPTQIVRPTVETLIRSGKVNHGYMGIGISDVTPDEAKYFHVSNASGAVITQVEPDSPAAKAGLKVGDVITGLNGETVNDAGELQVGVGQKEPGTTIHLKVMRDGSSVNVPVTLDAMGARADESKSASAENGKPRWGLGLADLTPELRQQMQAGSNVHGAVVERVLPGSSADNAGMQPGDIITEVNRYPVQSAADVQKALANVPKDQDTLLLVWSNGGSTFRVLHPTQG; this is encoded by the coding sequence ATGAGAAGTTGGATTCAACGTTGGCAAGCGGCGCTCACCCGCCGCTTAATCGTGCCCGTCGTCGCAATCGGCACGGTGGTTTCACTTGCGACATATCAATTCGCCAAGCCGGCGAGGGCGGCGACACCCGCACCAGCGCCCGCCGCGGCGCCGCTTGACGACAACAGCGTCAACGCATTGCTCGCGCTGGATAATGCCATGGAGACAGTAGCGGCGCGGGTGACTCCGGCGATCGTGAATGTCACTGTGACCTCGAAACCTTCAGGTGATCGCAGCGATGCTGCCGATAATGACGACGGCGGCAACTCCGATGGCCTGCAGCAATTCTTCTCTAGTCCATTCGGACGCAAGTTCTTCGGTCAGCCCATGCAGCCTATGCAGCCGGGGCCGCAAGTCGAGCACGGCTTGGGCAGCGGAGTCATCATTTCGCCCGATGGATACATCGTCACCAATAACCACGTTGTGGATGGCGCGACCGATATTCGCGTCACTCTGACTGACCGGCGGATTCTTCCCGCGAAGCTGGTGGGCGCGGACAAGCTGACCGACCTGGCGGTGATCAAGGTGAACGAATCCAATCTGCCCAGCGTTCCCTGGGGAGATTCGACCAAGTTGCGTCCCGGACAAACCGTGCTGGCCTTCGGCAACCCACTTGGGTTCCGCTTTACCGTGACCCGCGGCATCGTCAGCGCGCTGAACCGTCCGAATCCATATGCTGCTGATCGGCGAGCGCCTGGAGAATTTATCCAGACCGATGCCGCCATCAATCAAGGCAACTCCGGTGGCCCGCTGGTGGACGCGCGGGGCGAGGTCATCGGCATCAATACCTTCCTGATCTCGCAGACGGGTGGCTTCTCGGGCATGGGGTTCGCGATTCCCACGCAGATCGTGCGGCCCACGGTTGAAACGCTCATCCGCTCCGGCAAAGTCAACCACGGTTACATGGGGATCGGCATCAGTGATGTCACTCCCGATGAGGCTAAGTACTTCCACGTGAGCAATGCTTCCGGGGCCGTCATCACACAGGTCGAACCCGATTCACCGGCAGCTAAGGCAGGATTGAAGGTGGGTGACGTCATCACCGGGCTCAATGGCGAGACCGTGAACGATGCTGGCGAGCTTCAAGTGGGAGTTGGACAAAAGGAGCCAGGCACGACAATCCATTTGAAAGTCATGCGGGATGGAAGCAGCGTAAACGTGCCCGTGACACTGGACGCGATGGGAGCCCGCGCTGACGAAAGCAAGAGCGCCAGCGCCGAAAACGGCAAACCGCGCTGGGGTCTTGGATTGGCCGATCTGACTCCAGAACTTCGGCAACAGATGCAAGCCGGCAGCAACGTCCATGGGGCAGTGGTCGAACGAGTGCTGCCCGGCAGTTCAGCCGATAACGCGGGCATGCAGCCCGGGGACATCATTACAGAAGTCAATCGCTACCCGGTGCAATCTGCCGCTGACGTGCAGAAAGCACTGGCCAACGTTCCCAAGGACCAGGACACACTCTTGCTGGTCTGGTCTAACGGTGGAAGCACGTTCCGTGTGTTGCATCCCACGCAAGGCTGA